A genomic stretch from Oreochromis aureus strain Israel breed Guangdong linkage group 17, ZZ_aureus, whole genome shotgun sequence includes:
- the tmbim4 gene encoding protein lifeguard 4 codes for MSSEKYPRSSIEDDFNYGTNVATASVQIRMGFLRKVYTLLSLQIILTTATSALFMFSPTIKEFVLASPAVVMVSSLLSLVLLVALAVYRHQHPANLYLLFAFTLLEALSVATALTFYDYSTILQALFLTCAVFAVLTAYTFQSKRDFSKMGAWLFSCLWILIIGSFMRLFFHSDDAGLFLAGAGALVFCGFIIYDTSMLMKQLSPEEHILASINLYLDIVNLFLHILRVLDSMKKH; via the exons ATGAGCAGTGAAAAATACCCGCGGTCTTCTATCGAAGACGATTTTAACTACGGCACTAATGTTGCTACGGCCAGTGTTCAGATCCGTATGG GCTTTCTAAGGAAGGTGTACACCCTCCTGAGCTTGCAGATCATCTTGACCACAGCCACCTCTGCTCTCTTCATGTTCTCTCCGACCATCAAGGAGTTTGTTCTCGCAAG CCCGGCTGTGGTGATGGTTTCATCTCTGCTCTCGCTGGTTCTTCTGGTGGCTCTAGCTGTGTACAGGCACCAACATCCAGCTAACCTCTACCTCCTGTTTGCATTT ACTCTTCTGGAGGCGCTGTCTGTTGCCACAGCTC TCACCTTCTATGATTACTCCACGATACTGCAAGCCTTGTTTCTCACCTGTGCTGTGTTCGCTGTATTAACAGCCTACACCTTTCAGTCCAAAAGAGATTTCAGCAAAATGGGAGCTTG GCTTTTCTCCTGTCTGTGGATCCTCATCATTGGAAGCTTTATGAGG CTCTTCTTCCACAGTGATGATGCAGGTCTGTTCCTGGCTGGAGCTGGGGCCTTGGTCTTCTGTGGCTTCATCATCTATGACACCAGCATGCTGATGAAGCAGCTCTCTCCTGAGGAGCACATCTTGGCCTCCATTAACCTCTACCTGGACATTGTCAACCTCTTCCTGCACATTCTCCGTGTCCTCGACTCGATGAAGAAGCACTGA